The DNA region ACGCGCTGGCCTTCGGCGAGGCGGCGGCCTTCCATCTCGGCATTCCGGTGCAGATGCTGAAGGTCGCGGCCATCCTCGTCACCTCGGTGACGGTCGGCGCCAGCGTCGCTGCGGCCGGGATGATCAGCTTTGTCGGCATCGTCGCGCCGCATCTGGTGCGGCTCCTGGTCGGCGCCGAGCATCGCGCCCTCTTGCCGCTCTCGGCCTTGTTCGGGGCGAGCCTGCTCACCGGCGCCGATATCCTGGCAAGGACCATCGTGGCGCCGGCCGAATTGCCGATCGGCATCCTCACGGCCGGAATGGGGGCGCCGTTCTTCCTCTGGCTGCTCTTGCGCCGGGCGCGAAGCCTCGACCTATGAGCCCCCTCATCGAAGCACGCGCAATCGGCTATCGCGCCGGCGGCAAGCCGCTGGTCGAGGAGGTGAGCTTCGCCCTGCATCCGGGGCGGGTTCTGGCCGTCATCGGCCCGAACGGGGCCGGGAAATCGACACTGTTGCGCCTGCTGACCGGGGAGCTGCGTCCTTGCGCCGGGACAGTGCTCTATGACGGTGCGCCGCTGCGGCTGCTGCCCGGTTGGCGTCTTGCCTGCAAGCGCGCCGTCATGTCGCAATCGGCGCTTCTCTCCTTCCCCTTCGAGGCCCATGAGGTGGTGCGCGTCGGGCTCGACGGCGTCGGGCGTGGCCTCGCCGCCGCGCGCCAGTCAGCGCTGATCGCCGATTGCATGGCGGCGGCCGATGTCGCCCATCTCGCGCCGCGCCTCTACCAGACGCTCTCCGGTGGCGAGCAGCAGAGGGTGCAATTCGCGCGGGCGCTGGCGCAATTGCGGGCCGGCGCCACGCTCGAGAAGCGGCAGGTGCTGTTCCTCGACGAGCCGATCGCCAATCTCGATCTGCGCCACCAATTCGCGGTGCTGGCGGCGGCCCGCCAGATCGCGGCGAGCGGCGTCGGCGTCTTCGCCGTCCTGCATGATCTCACCCTCGCGGCGAGCTATGCGGACGAGTTGATGGTGCTCGATGGCGGCCGTATCGTCGCTGCCGGAGCCCCGGAAGCCGTCCTGACCGAGAGGCTCCTGTCGCAGGTGTTTCGTGTCGATCTCAGCCGCGAGCCGGCGAGGACCTGCCTGGCGCCGCTCATCCGGGCGCAGCGGCCTGCCGGCCTTTCGGCACTGTGCCCCTGAGCCCCGGGGAAGAATAGCGTCAAGGGAGGATCTTGCCGATCTCGGCCGCCGTCTCGCGCATGATCGGCAAGGCCGTATCGCCTAGCGCCGCGATGCTGGTTCGGGTCGCGCTCGAGCTGACATTGAGCGAGGCGGCGATCTCGCCGCGGCGGTTCCTGATGGCGACGGCGATCGACAACAGCCCCTCCTCTAGCTCGCTGTCGATGCTGGTGAAGCCCGCCCGGCGCGTCTCCCGGATGATCGCCGCGAGGCTCGCAAGATCGGTCACCGTCTTCGCCGTATAGGCTTTGCGGTCCATTCGCCCGAGGGCATCCCGGACCTCGGGATCCGATCTGCCGGCGAGCAGCACGCGGCCGGAGGTCATGACATAGGCCGGCATCCGCGTGCCCGGCGTCGACAGGAACCCCATCTTGTGGATGGGCGAGGGCGCGTGCGCCACGCTCACCGTCTCGAGCTCGTCGAGGATGGTCACCGAGCAGGATTCGCCGATCTGCCGCGCCACCCTCTCGACGAAAGGCTGCAGCACGCCGTCCGTGCCGCATTGGGAAAGATAGGAATAGCCGAGCCGAAGCACGGCCGGCGCGAGACGGTAATGCTTGCGCTCCATGACCGCGAAACCGAGCTCGATGAGGGTCAGGAGCGATCGCCTGGCGACGGCCCTGTCGACGCCGGCTCGCGCCGCGATCTCGGCGAGGCTCAGCGGCTGCCGGCTCCCCTCGAAGGCCTGGATCACGGCGAGGCCGCGCGCGAAGGCGGTCACGAAAATCTGGCTGCGGGGACGTTCGCGGTCTTGCACGGGCTCTCCCAGTTTGACGGCTCCGGCTCGTAGCGACCGAAAGCGCCCGCAGCCGCGGACAGGCGATTGACCGGTGGCCGCCAGTATCTTAAGTTAATGCACAATTGTGCACTAAGTGCACAAACTGTCAAGCGCTCCCTTCGGCATGGCTTGCCGGGAGCGGGCGGAGGCGGGAGGGACGAGTTGAAAGACGATCGGAGCAAGACCTTCGTGCGAGGACCGGCAGGCGCAAGGAATGGGGCAGCCGCGACGACGCCCGAGAGCATCGCCGAGCCCGAACGGCGCACCGAGCTCTATGGCAGCTTCGACGTCGTCGTGCTGGGCGGCGGGCCGGCCGGCATCGCGGCCGCCACCGCCGCCGGCCGGGCCGGCGCCTCCACCTTGATCGTCGAGCGCTACGGCTTTCTCGGCGGCATGGGGACGGCGGCAGGCGTCACCAATTTCTGTGGCTTGCACGCCAACCGCTTCGGCGAGATGGTGCGCGTGGTGCATGGCAT from Rhizobiales bacterium GAS188 includes:
- a CDS encoding iron complex transport system ATP-binding protein, giving the protein MSPLIEARAIGYRAGGKPLVEEVSFALHPGRVLAVIGPNGAGKSTLLRLLTGELRPCAGTVLYDGAPLRLLPGWRLACKRAVMSQSALLSFPFEAHEVVRVGLDGVGRGLAAARQSALIADCMAAADVAHLAPRLYQTLSGGEQQRVQFARALAQLRAGATLEKRQVLFLDEPIANLDLRHQFAVLAAARQIAASGVGVFAVLHDLTLAASYADELMVLDGGRIVAAGAPEAVLTERLLSQVFRVDLSREPARTCLAPLIRAQRPAGLSALCP
- a CDS encoding transcriptional regulator, IclR family yields the protein MQDRERPRSQIFVTAFARGLAVIQAFEGSRQPLSLAEIAARAGVDRAVARRSLLTLIELGFAVMERKHYRLAPAVLRLGYSYLSQCGTDGVLQPFVERVARQIGESCSVTILDELETVSVAHAPSPIHKMGFLSTPGTRMPAYVMTSGRVLLAGRSDPEVRDALGRMDRKAYTAKTVTDLASLAAIIRETRRAGFTSIDSELEEGLLSIAVAIRNRRGEIAASLNVSSSATRTSIAALGDTALPIMRETAAEIGKILP